Proteins co-encoded in one Bremerella sp. TYQ1 genomic window:
- a CDS encoding CerR family C-terminal domain-containing protein: MNSSQPDAKQRLLDAAIQEFALHGYDHGTVRRICGRADVNVNAVKYYFEDKKGLYIEAVKEAHRARHRSMAPSGFIPPGDDPSMEPEVRLKGFIRQMVGMAMSAQDRIDHKHLLIFREMSDPSGATKDIVQEFIQPHFERLDGILRQLLPADTSDADRHMFGFSVVGQCMHYKMAGPIINMLISQDELQALTADRVSDHIFQVISAAIAYRHRTDSA, from the coding sequence GCCATCCAGGAATTTGCCCTGCATGGCTACGATCACGGTACGGTTCGCCGCATCTGCGGTCGGGCCGACGTGAACGTAAACGCTGTCAAATACTACTTCGAGGACAAAAAAGGGCTCTACATCGAAGCGGTCAAAGAGGCCCACCGAGCCCGTCACCGCTCGATGGCTCCTAGCGGTTTTATCCCTCCCGGCGATGATCCGAGCATGGAACCCGAGGTCCGCCTGAAAGGATTTATCCGTCAAATGGTCGGCATGGCGATGTCGGCCCAGGATCGGATTGACCACAAACATCTGCTGATCTTTCGGGAAATGTCCGATCCGTCCGGGGCGACCAAGGACATCGTTCAGGAATTCATTCAGCCCCATTTCGAACGACTCGACGGAATCTTGCGGCAGTTGTTGCCAGCGGATACGTCGGACGCCGATCGCCACATGTTTGGGTTCAGCGTCGTGGGGCAGTGCATGCATTACAAAATGGCTGGGCCGATCATCAACATGCTGATCTCGCAGGACGAGCTGCAAGCGTTGACCGCCGATCGCGTCTCGGACCACATTTTCCAAGTGATCTCGGCGGCGATTGCCTATCGTCACCGCACCGATTCCGCTTGA